The nucleotide window GCTCCACTAAGCGCTGGGAGACGATGCGCAGATGATTCTCGTGCTCTTCCAGAGTGCTGCTTGCGACTAGCAAGTCACCAAGATAGGCATGGCAGAATCTGAGGCCGCGTATAGTACCGTCCATGAACCACTGGAATGTCTGACCCGCGTTTCGGAGGCCGAATGGCATTCGAAGAAATTCGAAAAGTCCGAAGGGCGTTGCGATGGCAGTATTCGGGACATCCTTCGGGGCAACGGGATTGGTACCAGGTCGATCTTCGAAAAGATAGCGGCACTGTGAAGTCTCGCCGTGATGTAGTGTATGTGCGGTACCGGGCACCTGTCTGGTGTAGTAACCAGGTTCAGCACCCTGTAGTCCCCGCATGGTCGCCAGTCTCCCGGTGTTGACTTTGGCACCATATGGAGTGGAGATGCCCAGGCGCTCGACGAGGGCCTGATGATCCCTAGTTCCAACATGTGGTCAAATTCTTGTCGGACGACTTTTAACTTCGCCAGAGACAAACGGCGAGGCCGCGCGTGTACGGGTGGGCCGCTGGTGCCGATGTAGTGGCGCACCTCGTGCTTCACTACGGAGCCGGCTGGCGGCTGCCTCAACTCGGGAAGCTCGTGGAGAATGCGAGCAAAGCGTTCGGCGCCAGTCGGCCCGAGCAAAGTGGGACTCAGCGGAGGGTGTTTCGAGGGGTTGCCTTGCACCGTCGCCTGCGACACGGGATCGTGGAGGCGCCTAGCTGTTACACACATCGACGAGAAGGCCGAAATGTCGAAGGAAGTCCGCACCCATGGTGGCAACTTCACCTCTGCCACGATGAAAATCCATCGGAACGTTCTGTTTAAGACTAAATTCAGTGGCAGCGAGCGATGTCTGTAGGTGGCAATAGTTGTGTTATTAACCGCTTGAAGGGGGGACGCAGTGGGGACACGGCGATCTTTTGACCGAACAGGCAACACGCTCACCTCAGCGCCGGTGTGCACGAGGAATCGTAGGCCACTGTCGCGGTCGGTGAGGAAAAACACTGATGGACGACGTTCCGGGGTGTCCGGGACACTGGTCGCCCTCAGTGCCGGCAGCAGTCGTTTCTCGCATGATCGCAAGGAGGAATGCATTTGCGAGCAGCGTTGCCATGCTTCCTGTGGTACTA belongs to Rhipicephalus sanguineus isolate Rsan-2018 unplaced genomic scaffold, BIME_Rsan_1.4 Seq853, whole genome shotgun sequence and includes:
- the LOC119378511 gene encoding uncharacterized protein LOC119378511, yielding MHSSLRSCEKRLLPALRATSVPDTPERRPSVFFLTDRDSGLRFLVHTGAEATVQGNPSKHPPLSPTLLGPTGAERFARILHELPELRQPPAGSVVKHEVRHYIGTSGPPALVERLGISTPYGAKVNTGRLATMRGLQGAEPGYYTRQVPGTAHTLHHGETSQCRYLFEDRPGTNPVAPKDVPNTAIATPFGLFEFLRMPFGLRNAGQTFQWFMDGTIRGLRFCHAYLGDLLVASSTLEEHENHLRIVSQRLVEHGVVVNMAKCELGVRQLSFLGHVISASGVLPQPNKVEAIQGFPQPMVTVYAT